A single Argentina anserina chromosome 7, drPotAnse1.1, whole genome shotgun sequence DNA region contains:
- the LOC126803433 gene encoding uncharacterized protein LOC126803433: protein MSKISGWSEEFSARLKRIQPQAQFDNVFIDAHSSKPNRGKPSSKTRNGQVEGAVGGTSSSNIAYLVPEEGKTSDFELKSGFLHHLPKFHGLSGDEPNQHFTMFQFNCETMCPRGAGIHIVKMRAFPYSLEDRAQKWLFEVPTGRITSWTTMVNEFLSKYFPSSRVTHIRKHITSIKQGPDESFYNYYERFKSLVASCPAHGIREGLLLQYFYEGLLQMEREFLNLAVGGSFLDKSNVVAKDLLEKRAMNNQQFGTSASSTRQVHETKLTKLSSSSALEDKVDKVSKMMSHFMKTSAAQVYGICMEGHPTDHCPQVASSGGYEEVNSPGYQGGQRPQAPLLNVPPPNVASTPNYDKMLKSLAAGQSQLNTVTQTLVVGQQANIKNITELNTHMGQIVDFMGRFLSKGSCQVVSYLTQGMSKPKLS from the exons ATGTCCAAGATTAGTGGTTGGTCCGAAGAGTTTAGTGcacgcctgaaaagaattcagcctcAAGCTCAGTTTGATAACGTTTTCATTGA TGCCCACAGTTCAAAGCCGAACAGAGGAAAACCTAGTTCCAAAACTAGAAACGGCCAAGTAGAAGGAGCAGTTGGGGGGACATCATCCTCTAACATAGCGTACCTTGTTCCAGAGGAGGGCAAGACAAGTGATTTTGAGTTGAAGAGTGGGTTCCTACATCATTTGCCTAAGTTCCATGGACTCTCAGGAGATGAGCCCAATCAACATTTCACTATGTTCCAGTTCAACTGTGAGACCATGTGCCCTAGAGGAGCTGGTATTCATATAGTGAAGATGAGGGCGTTTCCATATTCATTAGAGGATCGAGCTCAAAAGTGGTTGTTTGAGGTACCTACTGGTAGGATTACTTCATGGACAACAATGGTGAACGAGTTTCTGTCAAAATATTTTCCATCTTCAAGGGTGACTCACATAAGGAAGCATATAACTAGTATCAAGCAAGGGCCGGATGAGTCAttttacaactactatgagagGTTCAAATCTCTTGTAGCATCATGCCCAGCCCATGGAATTAGAGAAGGTCTGTTGCTTCAATATTTCTATGAAGGATTGCTACAAATGGAGAGAGAGTTTCTAAATTTAGCAGTTGGTGGATCATTTCTAGACAAGAGTAATGTGGTAGCAAAGGATCTATTGGAGAAAAGAGCCATGAACAATCAGCAATTTGGGACATCTGCTAGTTCCACACGGCAGGTACATGAGACCAAATTGACCAAATTGAGTTCAAGctctgctctagaggacaaggtTGATAAGGtgtccaagatgatgagtCATTTCATGAAGACTAGTGCAGCTCAAGTTTATGGAATCTGTATGGAGGGGCACCCTACTGATCATTGTCCTCAAGTTGCTTCTAGTGGAGGGTATGAGGAAGTCAATTCCCctggttatcaaggaggtcagag accacaagctccactactcaatgttCCACCTCCCAACGTGGCTAGTACTCCTAATTATGATAAGATGTTGAAATCTTTAGCTGCTGGGCAAAGTCAATTGAATACCGTgactcaaactttggtggtGGGTCAACAAGCGAATATCAAGAACATTACGGAGCTAAACACGCATATGGGTCAGATAGTAGACTTTATGGGCCGTTTTCTGAGCAAGGGAAGTTGCCAAGTGGTGTCATACCTTACCCAAGGaatgagcaagcccaagctatcatgA